In Crinalium epipsammum PCC 9333, the following are encoded in one genomic region:
- the cofH gene encoding 7,8-didemethyl-8-hydroxy-5-deazariboflavin synthase subunit CofH: MLLSNSLVVDTVLEKALAGKEISSQDAVLLLKQTDPSAIASIQQTADELRQKQVGDTVTYVVNRNINFTNICEQHCSFCAFRRDEGEDGAFWLDHSQILEKASDAVRRSATEICMQGGLNLQAKLDNASLPYYIQLIKTIKDQFPELHLHAFSPQEVEFIARVDGISYAEVISALRDAGVDSMPGTAAEVLDDKVRQILCPEKINSATWLEIVQTAHKLGVPTTSTMLSGHIETSEQQIKHLELLRSLQQTSLDKSYPAYITEFIILPFVGQEAPKPLRRRVGRDQPILEDALLLTAVARIFLGKNIPNHQPSWVKLGLAGATEALKWGCNDIGGTLMEEHITTMAGAKGGTCMEVETLQQAIASLGRPAQQRNTLYQYI; encoded by the coding sequence ATGCTGTTATCAAATTCATTAGTTGTTGATACGGTTTTAGAAAAAGCCCTAGCTGGGAAAGAAATATCCTCCCAAGATGCGGTTTTACTATTAAAGCAAACCGATCCAAGTGCGATCGCCTCTATCCAGCAAACTGCTGACGAACTACGACAAAAGCAAGTAGGCGATACAGTCACTTATGTAGTCAATCGCAATATTAACTTTACTAATATCTGTGAGCAACACTGTAGTTTTTGCGCCTTTCGTCGAGATGAAGGTGAAGACGGCGCATTTTGGCTAGATCACTCTCAAATTCTTGAGAAAGCCTCTGATGCAGTCAGACGGAGTGCTACTGAAATTTGTATGCAAGGGGGGCTAAATCTTCAAGCTAAACTGGACAATGCTTCTTTACCCTATTACATCCAATTAATCAAGACAATTAAAGATCAATTTCCTGAACTTCATTTACACGCTTTTTCACCCCAAGAAGTAGAATTTATTGCCAGAGTTGATGGCATCAGCTATGCAGAAGTGATATCCGCTTTACGAGATGCTGGTGTTGATTCTATGCCTGGAACTGCTGCGGAAGTTTTAGATGATAAAGTAAGGCAAATATTATGCCCAGAAAAAATTAACTCGGCAACATGGTTAGAAATTGTGCAAACAGCACATAAACTAGGCGTACCGACTACTAGCACCATGTTATCTGGTCATATTGAGACCTCCGAGCAGCAGATTAAGCATTTAGAATTATTGCGATCGCTCCAACAAACCTCACTTGACAAAAGCTACCCAGCTTATATTACAGAATTTATTATCCTACCCTTCGTTGGTCAAGAAGCTCCTAAACCATTACGCCGTCGTGTCGGAAGAGATCAACCAATTCTAGAAGATGCCTTACTACTAACAGCAGTTGCTCGGATATTTTTAGGAAAAAACATTCCTAATCATCAACCAAGCTGGGTAAAACTAGGTTTAGCTGGTGCTACTGAGGCTTTGAAATGGGGTTGTAATGATATTGGTGGGACTTTGATGGAAGAGCATATTACCACAATGGCTGGAGCTAAAGGTGGAACCTGTATGGAAGTAGAAACGTTGCAACAGGCGATCGCATCCTTGGGTCGTCCTGCTCAACAAAGGAATACCCTGTATCAATATATTTAA
- a CDS encoding KGK domain-containing protein — protein sequence MNVNNQFQPLENGEVLSIDESAKIFIGHRTFRVGELADVIKTQLAHNLGTWSESQEGWFSREGVECEVLRFSSGAWVKGKVRINMEFAPEVPTTPTAEALVSPPQQVLTTPQVPTVNPQPVVPATNTTQVDTVNVAAVSLVSESSDVALASAADDADFDLPDATQNSSLEVLETPAEDLQLGIAQTIDFDLATTADQGDFGLGETAETADFDLGSDTTDFDVASTESSDFDLATTADQDNFDLGETAGIADFDLGSDTTDFDVASTESSDFDLATTADQDNFDLGETAGIADFDLGSDTTDFDVASTESSDFDLATTADQDNFDLGETAGIADFDLGSDTTDFDVASTESSDFDLATTADQDNFDLGETAGIADFDLGSDTTDFDAASSESSDFDLGETAETADFDFGSDTTDFDAATTETSAFDFIATGEPTGSDVAETAETTDFDFGSDTTDFDAATTGTNAFDFIATGEPSGLDVAETAETTDFDFGSDTTDFDLGTSAEATDFDLGATAETTDFDFGSDTNDFDLGGTSELSDFDLTSEVNGLDLTSTDEDEFNFDLSASDDDDEFDFGDLSDTNESEENSTDSLLDEVWKDMNPSS from the coding sequence ATGAACGTGAATAATCAGTTTCAGCCACTGGAGAATGGGGAAGTTTTATCTATTGATGAATCTGCCAAAATTTTTATTGGACACCGTACTTTTAGAGTTGGCGAACTTGCAGATGTAATTAAGACTCAGTTGGCACATAACTTAGGTACATGGTCAGAATCACAGGAAGGCTGGTTTTCCCGTGAGGGAGTTGAGTGTGAAGTTCTAAGATTTAGCTCAGGGGCTTGGGTAAAAGGAAAAGTCAGAATCAACATGGAATTTGCCCCTGAAGTTCCTACAACGCCTACGGCAGAGGCATTAGTAAGCCCTCCTCAGCAGGTGTTGACAACTCCACAAGTACCTACAGTTAACCCACAGCCAGTTGTGCCTGCAACAAACACAACTCAAGTTGATACTGTTAATGTGGCAGCAGTCTCTTTAGTTAGCGAAAGCAGCGATGTAGCACTAGCAAGCGCAGCCGATGACGCAGATTTCGATCTGCCAGATGCAACCCAAAACAGTAGTTTAGAAGTTTTAGAAACTCCTGCGGAAGACTTGCAATTGGGAATAGCCCAAACCATTGATTTTGATTTGGCAACTACTGCTGATCAAGGTGATTTTGGCTTAGGAGAAACTGCCGAAACCGCAGATTTTGATCTCGGCTCAGATACTACTGACTTTGATGTTGCCAGTACTGAAAGTAGTGATTTTGATTTGGCAACGACTGCTGATCAAGATAATTTTGACTTGGGAGAAACTGCCGGAATCGCAGATTTTGATCTCGGCTCAGATACTACTGACTTTGATGTTGCCAGCACTGAAAGCAGCGATTTTGATTTGGCAACGACTGCTGATCAAGATAATTTTGACTTGGGAGAAACTGCCGGAATCGCAGATTTTGATCTCGGCTCAGATACTACTGACTTTGATGTTGCCAGCACTGAAAGCAGCGATTTTGATTTGGCAACGACTGCTGATCAAGATAATTTTGACTTGGGAGAAACTGCCGGAATCGCAGATTTTGATCTCGGCTCAGATACTACTGACTTTGATGTTGCCAGCACTGAAAGCAGCGATTTTGATTTGGCAACGACTGCTGATCAAGATAATTTTGACTTGGGAGAAACTGCCGGAATCGCAGATTTTGATCTCGGCTCAGATACTACTGACTTTGATGCTGCCAGCAGTGAAAGCAGTGATTTTGACTTGGGAGAAACTGCTGAAACCGCAGATTTTGATTTCGGTTCAGATACTACTGACTTTGATGCTGCAACCACTGAAACCAGTGCTTTTGATTTCATAGCTACAGGTGAACCAACTGGTTCGGATGTAGCAGAAACTGCTGAAACCACGGATTTCGATTTTGGCTCAGATACCACTGATTTTGATGCTGCAACAACTGGAACCAATGCTTTTGATTTCATAGCTACAGGTGAACCAAGTGGTTTGGATGTAGCAGAAACTGCTGAAACCACGGATTTCGATTTTGGCTCAGATACTACTGATTTTGATTTAGGTACTAGCGCCGAAGCCACTGATTTTGACTTGGGGGCAACTGCTGAAACGACTGATTTTGATTTCGGCTCAGATACCAATGATTTTGATTTAGGTGGCACTTCTGAACTCAGTGATTTTGATTTGACTTCTGAAGTTAATGGCTTGGATCTAACAAGTACTGACGAAGATGAATTTAATTTCGATCTGAGCGCATCAGATGATGACGATGAGTTTGATTTTGGAGATCTATCCGATACAAACGAGTCAGAAGAAAATTCTACAGACTCGTTACTAGATGAAGTGTGGAAGGATATGAATCCATCTTCTTGA
- a CDS encoding RNA-guided endonuclease InsQ/TnpB family protein, which yields MLDVLKVRIYPNKGQQQALAKSFGCSRFVFNYYLNKTNTQYEETGKGMSYYDMAKDLTQLKKLSDYEWLTEVTAATLQQTLKNLESAFKNFFSKRARFPKFKSKHRKQSIRYPESCSIKNGGLKLPKLGIVKANISKSINGKIKSVTVSQTSTDKYFAAILFETDDLTTNKKGKITSIDLGLSNLVTTFDGKDFDKVDPIKPTRKYAKRLRRRQQALSRKKKGSLNRQKQVKRVARVHEKIANTRQDFLHKLSRKLVDENQVIIAENLCIKGLARTKLAKSILDAGWGMLLNFISHKLDREGAIFVQVDRFFPSSKLCNSCKVKNNSLNLSIREWVCPECKTHHDRDENATQNLREEGIRILLTNTVGHTEIQACGETVRLNGACIKEQVSVKQESPVTAQA from the coding sequence ATGTTAGACGTACTCAAGGTGAGAATTTATCCAAATAAGGGGCAACAACAAGCATTAGCCAAAAGCTTTGGTTGTTCTAGATTTGTATTTAATTATTACCTGAACAAAACTAACACTCAGTATGAAGAAACGGGTAAGGGTATGAGCTATTACGACATGGCTAAAGACCTTACTCAACTCAAAAAGCTATCTGATTATGAATGGTTAACAGAAGTAACTGCTGCTACATTACAACAAACACTTAAAAACTTAGAATCAGCTTTTAAGAACTTTTTTAGTAAAAGAGCAAGATTCCCTAAGTTTAAAAGTAAACATAGAAAGCAATCAATTCGTTATCCTGAAAGCTGTTCAATTAAAAATGGTGGTTTAAAACTTCCAAAACTTGGCATTGTTAAAGCAAACATTTCAAAAAGTATTAACGGTAAAATTAAGTCTGTAACTGTTTCTCAAACCAGTACAGATAAATATTTTGCTGCAATTTTATTTGAAACTGATGATTTAACAACTAACAAGAAAGGGAAAATCACAAGCATTGACTTAGGTTTAAGTAATTTAGTTACTACTTTTGATGGAAAAGATTTTGATAAAGTTGATCCGATTAAACCTACCAGGAAATATGCTAAACGTTTAAGACGTAGACAACAAGCATTATCCAGAAAGAAAAAAGGGTCTTTAAATCGTCAGAAACAGGTTAAGAGAGTTGCTAGAGTTCACGAAAAAATAGCGAACACAAGACAAGATTTTCTCCATAAGCTCTCAAGAAAATTAGTAGACGAAAACCAAGTCATTATAGCTGAGAACCTTTGTATTAAAGGATTAGCACGTACCAAACTAGCGAAATCAATATTAGATGCTGGTTGGGGAATGTTGCTTAATTTTATCAGCCATAAACTAGATAGAGAGGGAGCAATATTTGTTCAAGTTGACAGATTCTTTCCTAGTAGCAAGCTTTGTAATAGTTGTAAAGTTAAGAACAATTCATTAAATCTCAGTATTCGTGAATGGGTTTGTCCTGAATGTAAAACTCACCACGATAGAGATGAAAATGCAACACAAAATCTTAGGGAAGAGGGCATAAGAATTCTGTTAACAAATACCGTAGGACATACGGAAATTCAAGCTTGTGGAGAAACTGTAAGACTTAATGGTGCTTGCATCAAAGAGCAAGTTTCAGTGAAGCAAGAATCTCCCGTCACAGCGCAAGCTTGA
- a CDS encoding glycosyltransferase family 39 protein: MKFKTAVKTDHNQLFKKSQFQLLLLLLWLVIGCILRFTQLTDKSPWTDEFVTMVFSLGNSFKTVPLDSAIALDALMQPLQPNNSAGIGDVVNVLFAEDHHPPLYFVLAHLWMQLFPPQGGLISLWGARSLPALFGVASIIGVYFLGIAAFRSRRIGQIAAAIMAVSPYGIFLAQEARHYTLGILWIIASLCCLVIAAQNIQQRKTIPIWLVFAWVIINSLGISTHYFFVITLCAEAIVLIVLAWWNKAHQSDISVEKTNIFTLEWRRIYVVAAGTFAGGLVWLLVWQNTYKSEMTQWVESGNRHFLQWINPIFQSIGTWITMICLLPVEAPSLTVVIASGVAMLIFFLWALPILYRGLKTQLQQQSTIGIRVLGIFVLGAIALFFIISYGLGFDITRGARYNFVYFPAVIVLVGASLAVSWEKISTHNSARELNFPSSNLSITQGKKAVAMIWLIGLLSAVTVVSNLGYRKYYRPDILVPIIQQTSSVPVLIATTHNTIVQTGEIMGIGWEIKQIANSQKQINAQFLLAHQNQNRCEGKECRASDILKETLNELPQPIDLWLMNFHAPVDLKAQNCFADPSSFPPVYGYDYKLYHCRSNTKLPAN, translated from the coding sequence ATGAAATTTAAGACTGCTGTCAAAACCGATCATAATCAGTTATTCAAAAAATCACAATTTCAATTATTGCTGCTGTTGCTGTGGCTAGTAATTGGTTGTATCCTACGCTTTACCCAGTTAACAGACAAGTCTCCTTGGACAGATGAGTTTGTGACGATGGTATTTAGCTTGGGTAATAGTTTTAAAACAGTACCACTTGACTCTGCGATCGCTCTTGATGCGTTAATGCAACCGCTACAACCCAACAATAGCGCAGGTATTGGGGATGTAGTTAATGTTTTATTCGCAGAAGATCATCATCCACCGCTTTACTTTGTATTAGCTCACCTGTGGATGCAACTATTTCCCCCCCAAGGTGGATTAATTTCTCTATGGGGAGCGCGATCGCTTCCGGCACTTTTTGGAGTAGCTTCTATTATAGGCGTGTATTTTCTGGGAATTGCTGCTTTTCGTTCCCGACGGATAGGGCAAATAGCTGCTGCAATTATGGCGGTTTCTCCTTATGGGATTTTTCTTGCTCAAGAAGCGCGTCATTACACACTAGGCATTTTATGGATAATTGCTTCTCTTTGTTGCCTAGTAATTGCTGCTCAAAACATTCAACAACGGAAAACTATACCAATTTGGTTAGTATTTGCCTGGGTAATAATTAACAGCTTGGGAATTTCCACGCACTACTTTTTTGTAATCACCCTTTGTGCAGAGGCAATAGTTTTAATAGTACTTGCTTGGTGGAATAAAGCTCATCAGTCAGATATTAGTGTGGAAAAAACTAATATTTTTACCTTAGAGTGGCGACGGATATATGTAGTTGCTGCTGGTACATTTGCTGGAGGTTTAGTTTGGCTGCTAGTTTGGCAAAACACTTATAAAAGTGAAATGACCCAATGGGTTGAAAGTGGGAATCGCCACTTTTTACAATGGATTAATCCCATATTTCAGAGTATAGGAACTTGGATCACCATGATTTGCTTGCTACCAGTAGAAGCCCCATCTTTAACGGTAGTAATTGCTTCTGGCGTGGCGATGCTAATATTTTTTCTGTGGGCATTACCTATCCTCTATCGCGGTTTAAAAACACAATTACAACAGCAGTCAACAATCGGGATAAGAGTTTTGGGTATCTTTGTTTTAGGTGCGATCGCCTTATTTTTTATAATTAGTTATGGTTTAGGATTTGATATCACACGCGGTGCTAGATATAACTTTGTTTACTTTCCTGCGGTCATCGTGCTGGTAGGGGCAAGCTTGGCTGTATCTTGGGAAAAAATAAGCACTCACAATTCAGCTAGGGAGCTAAATTTTCCATCCAGTAACTTATCTATAACTCAAGGAAAAAAAGCTGTAGCAATGATTTGGTTAATTGGATTGTTAAGTGCTGTTACAGTAGTTAGCAATCTTGGTTATCGCAAATATTATCGACCTGATATTTTAGTACCAATAATTCAACAAACCTCCTCAGTACCAGTACTAATTGCCACAACCCATAATACTATTGTCCAAACTGGAGAAATAATGGGGATAGGTTGGGAAATAAAACAGATAGCAAATTCACAAAAACAGATAAATGCTCAATTTCTTTTAGCGCATCAAAATCAGAATCGCTGTGAAGGTAAAGAATGCCGTGCTAGTGATATTCT
- a CDS encoding DUF3352 domain-containing protein: MLKKTKPSLWLIAAVVLLIGGGAVAYWLIVQRKDQLGNVPIGAELIPQDTLAAVAIATDQEKWQQLQQYGTPQTQAIFNKQLATWRDKFLTANGYDYQQDIKPWLGKQVMIGYLASGASTTTPLSQQSIAMVLPIDDPLKARQLLDKPRSAKANKFVERTYKGIQIKEIQNSASQYVSTTVLGRSLVVTTDPKITERVIDTYQGQPSLATTPGYKEALGQIQTNQPFAQLYLNVPVATAKAAASSARSLSPENLAQAQEKQGIATTVTLDPEGINFQGISWLKPNSKKLLVVENNAKEMPKRLPAETLLMINGGNLQQLWQDYRQGADSNPIAPIKPENLRATIKSTTNLDLEQDLMSWMKGEFSLSLIPTPKGSPSDLGAGVVLMVKASDRTRAEKTFQQLDQLMAKQYQFQVQKTLLSGQPVVNWTSQLGGLTATHGWLNGNVAFLTLGAAIPNLIVPQPKAALAEQDFFKKALTTKLDRQNGQFFIDIDRTINAGNLGLPQLPSTQKNLINAMRTIGVTAGVNNERSSLFNIFVQMKKVASSPNISKDTSKSLIPASPAPNAK, encoded by the coding sequence ATGTTGAAAAAAACTAAACCTTCCCTGTGGCTGATAGCTGCTGTTGTTTTGCTAATCGGTGGGGGAGCAGTAGCTTACTGGTTAATAGTACAACGCAAAGATCAGTTGGGTAACGTTCCCATCGGTGCTGAGTTGATTCCCCAAGACACCTTAGCTGCTGTAGCGATCGCAACCGATCAAGAAAAATGGCAGCAACTACAGCAATATGGAACTCCTCAAACCCAAGCTATTTTTAACAAACAACTGGCAACTTGGCGCGACAAATTCCTGACAGCCAACGGCTATGACTACCAGCAAGACATCAAACCTTGGCTGGGCAAACAAGTAATGATTGGTTATTTGGCATCTGGCGCATCAACTACCACGCCTTTAAGCCAACAGTCCATAGCGATGGTGTTGCCAATTGATGATCCCCTGAAAGCACGGCAGCTATTGGATAAGCCAAGGTCAGCTAAAGCCAACAAATTTGTAGAACGAACTTACAAAGGAATCCAGATTAAAGAAATACAAAACTCTGCTTCCCAGTATGTATCAACGACAGTGCTGGGACGTTCCTTAGTTGTGACTACAGACCCAAAAATAACTGAGCGTGTAATTGACACTTATCAAGGTCAACCGTCCCTAGCTACTACACCTGGGTATAAAGAGGCGCTAGGTCAAATTCAAACGAATCAACCTTTCGCACAGTTATATTTAAACGTACCAGTAGCAACGGCTAAAGCAGCAGCCAGTTCAGCACGATCTTTATCTCCTGAAAATTTGGCGCAGGCGCAAGAAAAACAAGGCATTGCTACGACTGTCACCCTAGATCCAGAAGGAATTAACTTTCAAGGAATTTCCTGGCTCAAGCCAAATAGCAAAAAGCTACTTGTAGTCGAAAACAATGCTAAGGAAATGCCCAAGCGTCTACCTGCTGAAACACTACTGATGATTAATGGTGGAAATTTACAACAGTTGTGGCAGGATTACCGCCAGGGTGCTGATTCTAACCCAATCGCACCGATCAAACCAGAAAATTTGCGTGCCACGATCAAGTCCACAACGAATTTAGATTTAGAGCAGGATTTGATGTCTTGGATGAAAGGGGAATTTTCCCTTTCCCTCATCCCTACACCTAAAGGATCGCCATCCGATCTAGGTGCTGGCGTTGTGCTGATGGTAAAGGCAAGCGATCGCACCCGTGCTGAAAAAACTTTTCAGCAACTAGATCAGTTAATGGCTAAACAATATCAATTTCAGGTGCAAAAAACTCTACTAAGTGGTCAACCAGTTGTGAACTGGACATCTCAACTCGGTGGTTTAACAGCCACTCACGGTTGGTTAAACGGCAATGTAGCTTTCCTGACGCTGGGCGCTGCCATCCCCAACTTAATCGTTCCTCAACCAAAAGCTGCCCTTGCCGAGCAAGATTTCTTCAAAAAAGCTCTGACAACTAAGCTTGATCGCCAGAATGGTCAATTTTTTATTGATATTGACCGCACCATTAACGCGGGCAATTTAGGATTGCCGCAACTACCATCAACACAAAAAAACCTGATTAATGCTATGCGAACAATTGGAGTTACCGCAGGCGTTAATAATGAACGTAGTAGCTTATTCAATATTTTTGTGCAGATGAAAAAAGTTGCTTCTTCTCCTAATATTTCAAAAGATACAAGTAAATCTCTGATACCAGCATCGCCTGCTCCCAACGCAAAATAA
- the ccsB gene encoding c-type cytochrome biogenesis protein CcsB: protein MDLVALQNKLDNISFAVLFLTMLIYWIGAAFPGIPYMASLGTAGMAIANMTIAALLGARWLEAGYFPLSNLYESLFFLTWGITSIHLIAENMSRSRLVGVVTAPVAMCITAFAAITLPPEMQASAPLVPALKSNWLMMHVSVMMISYSTLMVGSLLAIAFLVVTRGQNIELRGSSVGTGGYRNKGEHQESHYRLQRNTELVSQPQISSNASTITNFVESNEKAKTAVLDLVNTQLPIAISETTATLNPSLSPQRLNLAETLDNISYRIIGLGFPLLTIGIIAGAVWANEAWGSYWSWDPKETWALITWLVFAAYLHARITRGWQGRRPAILAATGFMVVWICYLGVNLLGKGLHSYGWFF, encoded by the coding sequence ATGGATCTGGTTGCACTCCAGAATAAGTTAGATAATATTTCGTTTGCTGTGCTTTTTCTCACGATGTTAATTTACTGGATAGGGGCAGCCTTTCCAGGAATTCCTTATATGGCATCGTTGGGAACAGCAGGAATGGCGATCGCAAATATGACCATTGCCGCTTTATTAGGCGCTAGGTGGTTAGAAGCTGGCTACTTCCCCTTAAGCAATCTTTATGAATCTTTGTTTTTCCTAACTTGGGGAATCACAAGCATTCATTTGATTGCTGAGAATATGAGCCGTAGTCGCTTAGTGGGAGTGGTGACAGCGCCAGTAGCAATGTGTATTACAGCCTTTGCTGCCATAACGTTACCACCAGAAATGCAGGCATCTGCGCCCCTAGTACCAGCCCTCAAGTCGAATTGGCTGATGATGCACGTCAGCGTGATGATGATCAGCTACTCTACGTTGATGGTAGGCTCACTACTGGCGATCGCTTTCTTAGTAGTTACTCGCGGTCAAAATATTGAACTACGCGGTAGTTCCGTAGGCACTGGTGGTTATCGCAACAAAGGCGAACATCAAGAAAGTCACTATCGACTACAACGAAATACTGAGTTAGTATCTCAGCCTCAAATATCTAGCAACGCTTCTACTATTACTAATTTCGTTGAAAGCAACGAGAAAGCAAAAACAGCAGTTCTCGATTTAGTCAACACCCAATTGCCGATAGCTATATCCGAAACTACTGCCACCTTAAATCCCTCACTTTCACCCCAGCGCCTTAATCTTGCTGAAACACTCGATAACATCAGTTACCGCATTATTGGATTGGGATTTCCCCTATTAACTATCGGAATTATCGCTGGTGCAGTTTGGGCAAATGAAGCTTGGGGTTCTTACTGGAGTTGGGACCCGAAAGAAACTTGGGCTTTGATTACTTGGCTGGTATTTGCGGCTTACCTTCACGCGCGAATTACTCGCGGTTGGCAAGGACGCAGACCAGCAATTTTAGCTGCCACAGGGTTTATGGTTGTTTGGATTTGCTATCTTGGGGTGAATCTGCTAGGCAAAGGACTACACAGCTATGGATGGTTCTTTTAA
- the tilS gene encoding tRNA lysidine(34) synthetase TilS, with protein sequence MVNRPVWTPLHTRVHRTLQHRQLLKRQERILIAVSGGQDSLCLTKLLLDLQPKWGWQLAIAHCDHRWSKDAGIADHVEQIAHNWQLPFYLQIADYVTQSEGAAREWRYQALTKIAASHSYQYIVTGHTKSDRAETLIYNLIRGAGADGLQALTWQRSLTPDLQLVRPMLEVSRAETFQFCQSFKLPIWEDVYNQDLSYARNRIRQELLPYLQTHFNPQVEQALAQTGELLRADVEYLEQAAQNLRSQAMAITPESINYTQQNSDLSSLNRVVLRDAPLALQRRVLRQFLQAALSIAPTFEQIEQLTFLITAPNRSRTSSLPGGAIASPKTSFYAEVEGNWIIIKKTDL encoded by the coding sequence ATGGTTAATCGTCCGGTTTGGACACCGCTTCATACGCGAGTACATCGTACTTTGCAACATCGCCAGTTATTGAAACGGCAGGAACGTATATTAATAGCCGTTTCTGGTGGACAAGATTCCCTATGCTTAACTAAATTACTGCTAGATTTACAACCCAAATGGGGTTGGCAACTAGCCATAGCACATTGCGATCATCGTTGGTCAAAAGATGCTGGTATCGCTGATCATGTTGAACAAATTGCTCATAACTGGCAACTTCCGTTTTATCTGCAAATAGCAGATTATGTAACCCAGAGTGAAGGCGCAGCAAGAGAGTGGCGCTATCAAGCATTAACTAAAATTGCTGCTTCACACAGTTACCAATATATTGTCACAGGTCACACTAAAAGCGATCGCGCGGAAACTTTAATCTATAACCTCATCCGAGGTGCGGGTGCTGATGGGTTGCAAGCACTAACCTGGCAAAGATCGCTAACTCCAGATTTACAACTGGTGCGCCCAATGTTGGAAGTTAGCCGCGCCGAAACGTTCCAGTTTTGTCAAAGTTTCAAACTACCTATTTGGGAAGATGTATATAATCAAGACCTCAGCTATGCACGTAATCGTATTCGTCAAGAGTTGCTACCCTACTTACAAACTCACTTCAACCCACAAGTAGAGCAAGCTTTAGCCCAAACGGGAGAACTATTACGGGCAGACGTAGAATATTTAGAACAAGCTGCACAAAACTTGCGATCGCAGGCAATGGCAATTACTCCTGAATCAATTAACTACACTCAACAAAATTCCGATCTTAGTAGTTTGAATCGTGTAGTATTACGTGATGCACCCCTAGCATTACAACGTCGTGTGCTAAGGCAATTCTTACAAGCCGCCTTATCTATTGCTCCCACTTTCGAGCAAATTGAACAACTAACATTTTTAATTACAGCCCCTAATCGTTCTCGGACATCCTCATTGCCTGGAGGTGCGATCGCCTCACCTAAAACTTCATTCTATGCAGAAGTTGAAGGTAATTGGATCATCATAAAAAAGACTGATTTATGA